The Mangifera indica cultivar Alphonso unplaced genomic scaffold, CATAS_Mindica_2.1 Un_0001, whole genome shotgun sequence genomic interval aaccaaatttgagATAGATAGAGTTTGACTTGTAAGctaaaaatatgattcaattcagtttgaatttgactcacgacttaattcaaatatattaaataatattattttgtgaatgagtcatgaatttgaatcatgaataaaagttacatatatatttaagtcataaatttaaattataaatttaaatcaaaatcaaatcaaatttaaatcatcttttatattgacttgataaatttaaatcaaattattttttattcaaattaaacttaaattagagaatatttaaattcaatttgattgtggaaaataattttcacatcCCACTTTATAACTATTACATATAAGATGGTTTAGCAATAAATGTAAGGGTGGGTAATTGAATGTGAACACAAAACAAGGTGGGTCAAGAATCTTAGACAATTGACTTTGGAGGAAGAATTTATTTCCTTGCAGGAAAATTTGTCTATGTGTAAAGAAGctccaaaactttcaaaaactctaTGTTCTTAAGCAAGGGATCTCCAAAAAATTGTTGCCTTGATCAAATGGTAAAGCATTATGAAGGAAAATACGTATTCTCGCTACTAAAAGTATCAACTACCATAACCTGATTAGAAAGAAGAAAGTCTGTCTGCATAAATATTTCTCTTCACTGCTCCTAGTCTTTGAGGAGGCCATACAATATGGGTGATCCTTCCTTGAACTAGGCCCAAAGGAATCTGCCAAGAACAGTTCGCttaagcagaaaaaaaaaaaaattgctgaaGAGAATCAATTAGCGactataaacttttaaaaatagcagtAAATAATAAATCAGAAGGATCTAAACAAGTAAGTTGGATTGAAATACTCTGCTTAAGAATCTTGAGATCTAATCataagtagggttggattcaaaccaaaccaagccCTAATATGGACTACCTCGCATTCAGTTCCAATCCTAAATAGTCTGTTTGAATTAGAATTGGCCGAAAATGTTGTCGATGGTCACCAGTCAAATGAATAATACCATTGATGCATAAATAGTGTTTCCAACTAAATGCATAATTGCCAATAGAATAAATCGTGTTGCCAGAGGGAGATGCAAGCCCAACTCAAGCTGAATTACAGAATTGAAGTTCCAACTCAAATCGAACTAAACACTAATTTGagtcgaatccaaccctaatcatGAGGTTATTCATAAGTATGGTGCTTTGAAGAACTTACTGGGCCATAAGTTCTTGACTCCATGCTAGAAGAAGGATTGTCTCTCTCAACCCAACAATGTCCATCCGGAACCTTCAAAACATCATAAGAACTGTGAGTTCCAATCCAGTCACCTGGCAAACCAACAATTCTCTTCACATGTTTCTCTTTGTGATTGCGAGGTGATCTGCAAAAATTTGCAACTACTAATGTCAGGTTCCAGCATCAA includes:
- the LOC123205094 gene encoding mitochondrial inner membrane protease subunit 2-like — encoded protein: MASHSFLWSFAKNVLTFGLIGLTFSDRYASILPFFRADDYVLVEKFCLGNYKFSHGDVIVFRSPRNHKEKHVKRIVGLPGDWIGTHSSYDVLKVPDGHCWVERDNPSSSMESRTYGPIPLGLVQGRITHIVWPPQRLGAVKRNIYADRLSSF